From Acanthopagrus latus isolate v.2019 chromosome 22, fAcaLat1.1, whole genome shotgun sequence, the proteins below share one genomic window:
- the col10a1b gene encoding collagen alpha-1(X) chain has protein sequence MDLRVTSVLLVLLALAEATPERYYHVPKVSKTPYPVKSHAVRGQDGPPGPPGEPGQAGPMGPPGPPGKSGTGHPGPKGPPGPPGSPGYSQAGKPGSPGGPGKPGSPGLPGERGAPGATGPMGPRGAPGLNGSPGPAGISSVGKSGPAGIPGAMGPRGEPGLKGHPGVPGIPGAKGERGIGVPGVQGPPGQVGPMGPSGMPGKPGVGKPGATGYPGEPGKSGMPGRDGSPGPTGLPGPKGHTGAPGTGAPGKPGQNGTPGMPGPMGAKGPQGPAGQPGSPGMPGVGKTGEPGIPGSRGSPGTPGTTGQKGEPGPTGFTGQPGAPGPIGPAGPQGARGFQGEAGPQGPKGDIGMVGAPGPRGSKGEQGAQGFTGKPGTPGAVGPSGIPGHNGAQGPKGAQGHAGPPGIPGSNGAPGLKGHTGPPGAPGKSGESGRPGPMGPSGPPGPAGPQGFKGHPGLPGPPGPAGMTAKGISGPQGPPGIPGARGHDGLPGAAGPPGPPGPPGEVIYHHEKSMPIKSHEVVMSHEMMKAPMSAFSAVLTTAYPPAATPIQFNQVLYNGEHHYDEHTGVFTCQIPGLYYFSYHMHVNGANALVALYRNEEPVIFTYDEYNKGFLDQMSGSTVLMLHAGDRVYVQVPDEESNGIFAADNVHCSFSGFLIAST, from the exons ATGGACCTGAGGGTAACAAGTGTGCTCCTTGTCCTCCTCGCTTTGGCTGAGGCCACCCCTGAGAGGTACTACCATGTGCCAAAAGTGAGCAAGACACCCTACCCTGTCAAGAGTCATG CTGTTAGAGGCCAAGACGgtcctccaggtcctccaggTGAGCCAGGTCAGGCAGGACCAATGGGACCTCCTGGACCTCCTGGAAAGAGTGGTACAGGACATCCTGGACCAAAGGGCCCACCAGGACCTCCCGGCTCCCCCGGCTACTCTCAAGCAGGTAAACCTGGTTCCCCAGGTGGCCCTGGGAAACCAGGTAGCCCTGGTCTCCCAGGTGAGAGAGGTGCACCTGGTGCAACTGGACCTATGGGTCCCAGAGGTGCACCTGGTCTAAACGGATCACCTGGACCTGCTGGAATTTCTTCTGTTGGAAAATCTGGACCAGCTGGCATACCTGGGGCAATGGGACCAAGAGGAGAACCTGGTTTGAAGGGCCATCCTGGTGTTCCTGGTATTCCAGGTGCCAAAGGAGAGAGAGGTATTGGAGTTCCTGGGGTTCAAGGACCACCAGGCCAAGTTGGACCAATGGGCCCATCTGGTATGCCTGGCAAACCTGGAGTTGGTAAACCAGGTGCCACTGGCTATCCTGGAGAACCAGGCAAGTCTGGCATGCCAGGAAGAGATGGTAGTCCCGGGCCAACGGGTTTGCCAGGGCCAAAGGGTCATACAGGGGCTCCAGGCACAGGAGCACCAGGGAAACCAGGCCAGAATGGTACCCCAGGTATGCCTGGACCCATGGGGGCTAAAGGTCCACAGGGCCCTGCAGGTCAGCCAGGGTCCCCTGGCATGCCAGGTGTTGGCAAAACAGGTGAGCCTGGAATTCCAGGGAGTAGAGGATCCCCTGGTACTCCTGGAACCACTGGTCAGAAAGGAGAGCCAGGACCAACTGGTTTTACTGGTCAGCCAGGTGCTCCTGGTCCTATTGGACCAGCTGGTCCACAGGGAGCAAGAGGATTCCAGGGTGAAGCAGGACCACAAGGACCCAAAGGTGACATTGGTATGGTAGGTGCACCAGGCCCAAGGGGATCCAAAGGTGAGCAGGGAGCTCAGGGTTTCACTGGAAAACCAGGTACCCCTGGCGCAGTAGGTCCATCAGGAATACCTGGTCATAATGGTGCTCAGGGTCCAAAGGGTGCACAGGGCCATGCTGGTCCCCCAGGAATCCCAGGTTCAAACGGCGCCCCAGGATTAAAAGGTCACACCGGCCCCCCAGGAGCACCTGGAAAATCTGGTGAGAGTGGAAGGCCAGGACCCATGGGACCAAGTGGTCCCCCTGGTCCAGCAGGTCCCCAAGGATTTAAGGGCCATCCAGGGCTTCCAGGCCCACCTGGCCCTGCTGGCATGACAGCTAAGGGAATTTCTGGTCCTCAGGGTCCTCCTGGAATTCCAGGTGCCAGAGGTCATGATGGTCTTCCAGGTGCAGCAGGTCCTCCTGGTCCACCTGGCCCACCAGGAGAGGTGATTTACCACCATGAGAAGAGTATGCCAATCAAGTCCCACGAGGTTGTGATGTCTCATGAGATGATGAAGGCTCCCATGTCCGCCTTCAGTGCTGTGCTGACCACGGCCTACCCTCCAGCTGCAACCCCTATTCAGTTCAACCAGGTTCTGTACAATGGAGAGCACCATTACGATGAACACACTGGTGTGTTTACCTGCCAGATTCCAGGCCTCTACTATTTCAGCTATCATATGCATGTCAATGGAGCCAATGCACTGGTCGCCCTCTACAGAAACGAGGAACCAGTTATTTTCACCTATGATGAGTACAACAAGGGCTTCCTGGATCAAATGTCAGGCAGCACTGTTCTTATGCTGCACGCTGGTGACAGAGTCTATGTCCAGGTCCCTGATGAGGAGAGTAATGGTATATTTGCAGCAGATAATGTTCACTGCTCTTTCTCTGGGTTCTTGATTGCCTCAACGTGA